The following nucleotide sequence is from Halococcus sediminicola.
TGGCCTCGGCTTCGCCGTCGGCGTGTTCGGTGTCCTCGTTCACTTGCTTGGCGACGTTATCACTGTCGCCGGAATCAGACCGTTTCTGCCGGTCTCGTCACGCCGCGTCTCGCTCTCGCCACTCCGTTCGCACAGTCCGACCGCGAATAGTGTGCTCTTCGGTCTCGGCATTCTCGCGCTCGTGGTCGTGGTCGTGACGGCTGCGCCGGGTGTCCTCAGCAGCGGGATAGGTGTGCCGCAAGGATGTCCGCTCGCCAGTGGCCCATCCACGTCGCATCCCAATGAGTGCGTTCCATCGTTTGACCTCTCGCCCGTCGGTGTCGCTGCTGGACAGAGCGCCAACGAGACGAACGCTTCCGTCGCGTTCGCCAATCAAACGTCGAATGGAACGAACGTCACCGTCGAGAGTGTGACACTCCCCGAAGGTGGGTTCATTGCCATCCACAGCAGCGGCTACACGACCGGCGCAGCATCCGCTGAGTCCTCAATCATCGCCACCTCGAAGTATCTCAAACCGGGCAATTACTCGACCGTCACAATCGACATCTCGAATGCACCGCCGGGCAACTATCCCGGCTTGAATCGCTCCCGGCTGAACGCTTCGGAGCCGCTCACGGCGATGATTCACCGAGATACGGATGGCAACGAGCGGATGGATTTCATTGCGTCGGTCGGTGCAAACGACACGGCCTACACCATCGACGGAAGCCCGGTTGCTGACTCGGCAGGTGTCACGGTCCCGACCGAGACCCGCGAGCAGGCGTCGGTGAGCGTTCGCAACCAGACTGTTCAAAGTGACTCAGTGACGATTGAAAGCGCTCGACTGCCTGACGGCGGGTTCCTCGTCGTTCACAACGATAGCTATCTCCCACCGGAAAGCGCCCCGCTCGAAAGCGCCGTCGGTGTCACGTCGTATCTCGAAGCCGGCCAGCACAACGGCGTGAGCGTCCCGCTGCTCGACGGAGCCGTTGAAGAAGACCAGCAGCTAATCGCGGTCCCCTACCGCGACACGAACGGCAATCAGCGCTACGACTACATCGCCAGCGATGGATTCCAAGATACGGCCTACGAAAACCGGACGGGCAACCAGTCGGTCATTGTCAACGACATGGCGGATGTTGCGGTCGAAGGTACTGAGAGTGCCACTGAAAGCAGGGAAACATCGACCGCGACACCGGTTGATACCACGACCTCGTTCAAGATCACGAATCTCTCGGTGAGCAACCGAACGGCACACGTCGGTGATGAAGTGACCGTCACGGCACGAATCACCAACCCCCGCGACTCACGCCTCGACGGTGAACTCGCGCTTGCCACAGCGGGAGAAGCTGTCGAGACCCAGCAAGTCGCACTATTCGCGCAGGAAAGTCGAACAGTGACGTTCACCCACTCGTACGACGCGGCGGGTGAATACGTGATCAAAGTCGGCGATCACACCCAGCGGATACGAATCGTCGAGGAAGGCGCACCGCTGACACCGATGACGACGACTGGAGAGGCAGGCCCAGCGAATGCGAACAACTCTGAGTCACAAGCGGCAAAGAGTGATTCAGGGGGATCGCTGAGTCTCACCGACATCATACTTCTCGTCGTACTGGTCAGTATTTTCGCAGGACTGATTTGGGCGCTCTTCACCCTCCGCAAACGGATCTGAGCGATGTCCGACGCTGACATTCAGCTTTCGCGTCGGCAGTTCCTCGCTGGTTGCGGAGCTGTCGGAGCCGCCGCAACAGGTATGCCTACCGTTCGCGGAGCGGACAGCCGTCAGCCCGACACGCGCCCATCTTCGGACTCACTTCAAGCACTCGGGACGGGCGGGCAGATTTCACCGGAAGGACAGCGAGCGATAGCCGACGTTGGCCGCCGATTCCAGCAGCAGCGCCCGGCGATAGAGCAGACCGTCGATGCAGTGAAAGACATCGGACTCGACCCATCGGGGAAAACACCGGTCAATGGGGAGCTTGGTGAAGCGCTCTCAGGTCTCTCGAACGCCCGCATCACGTTTCCGAGCGACGGAACGTTTCAACTCACAGAACAAATCACCGTTCGACCAAATGGGCCTATCGAGATCGCTGGGAATGGCTGTTCGTTCGTGATTCCAGCGGGAAAGGAGACCAAGAGCTTCATCTTCGTGCTGCCGTCGGGCAGTCTCATTAGCGACATTACGATTGACCAGAGCGCGAAGGGTGTCGTCCAGGAACTCGGCATCCAAGCCGAAAGCGGCGTCGTACACGCGAAAAACGTGACCATCAAAGGCTACGCACCAGCCAAATCGAACGTCGGACCGACAGGTAACAATCCAAGCGTTGACGCGATGTTCTCACCTATCGCAAAGACCGGGGATTCGGTCGTTCGCGTGACGAATTTCAAAGCAATCGGCGGAACAGCCGCCGGCACGCACGATGAAGCGGACCTCCCCGAATCCGCGCCGGAAAACCGCCTCGGAGCGCCGATGGGCGTCTGGGTCGGCCGCTCAAACCAAGGCACGATTCAGATGGTCAATCCCACGCTTTCTGGGTGGTCGAACGGGATGTATTCGGGCCG
It contains:
- a CDS encoding DUF7282 domain-containing protein; translated protein: MHRRGHTGIAMLAYAPVAYIFLRGGQPALALGGLLGVLCVEPVPDNDFWLPGLRHRGISHSLLGALVVGSLLGVGGWLLAAGLNGLLARPVATLVSLPMQIDDSIVGELIGLFHTLDSEALAGLGFAVGVFGVLVHLLGDVITVAGIRPFLPVSSRRVSLSPLRSHSPTANSVLFGLGILALVVVVVTAAPGVLSSGIGVPQGCPLASGPSTSHPNECVPSFDLSPVGVAAGQSANETNASVAFANQTSNGTNVTVESVTLPEGGFIAIHSSGYTTGAASAESSIIATSKYLKPGNYSTVTIDISNAPPGNYPGLNRSRLNASEPLTAMIHRDTDGNERMDFIASVGANDTAYTIDGSPVADSAGVTVPTETREQASVSVRNQTVQSDSVTIESARLPDGGFLVVHNDSYLPPESAPLESAVGVTSYLEAGQHNGVSVPLLDGAVEEDQQLIAVPYRDTNGNQRYDYIASDGFQDTAYENRTGNQSVIVNDMADVAVEGTESATESRETSTATPVDTTTSFKITNLSVSNRTAHVGDEVTVTARITNPRDSRLDGELALATAGEAVETQQVALFAQESRTVTFTHSYDAAGEYVIKVGDHTQRIRIVEEGAPLTPMTTTGEAGPANANNSESQAAKSDSGGSLSLTDIILLVVLVSIFAGLIWALFTLRKRI